The proteins below come from a single Drosophila miranda strain MSH22 chromosome Y unlocalized genomic scaffold, D.miranda_PacBio2.1 Contig_Y1_pilon, whole genome shotgun sequence genomic window:
- the LOC108158227 gene encoding LOW QUALITY PROTEIN: diuretic hormone receptor (The sequence of the model RefSeq protein was modified relative to this genomic sequence to represent the inferred CDS: inserted 1 base in 1 codon), whose protein sequence is MEAAVAANGSSGIDPLLMLSNLDGIEVSVELQCLVQEHMDSTTYGNASDHCLTQFDSILCWPRTARGTLAVLQCMYELQGIHYDSSKNATRFCHANGTWEKYTNYDACAHLPASHSVTEFEVIVELSTIIYYIGYALSLVSLSLALIVFAYFKELRCLRNTIYANLFFTYIMSALFWILLLSVQISIRSGQASCIALFALFHFFTLTNFFWMLVEGLYLYMLVVNTFSGDNIRFNIYASIGWGGPALLVITWLVAKSLTVIYNSSEKYDINCPWMEETNVDWIFQGPVCAVLLINLTFLLRIMWVLITKLRSANTVETRQYRKAAKALLVLIPLFGITYLVVLAGPSEVGLMGHMFAVLRAVLLSTQGFSVSLFYCFLNSEVRNALRHHISTWRXTRDIQQSQNRRYTMKSFSKGGSSPRAESMRPLTSYYGRGKRESCVSSATTTTLVGQHPPFLALHRGSKNALHTGGGNTTGSGSTLSVMPRAISPLMKLQQGLEENSV, encoded by the exons ATGGAGGCGGCAGTCGCCGCCAATGGCAGCAGCGGAATCGATCCGCTGTTAATGCTGTCCAATTTGGACGGAATCGAGGTGAGCGTGGAGCTGCAGTGCCTGGTACAGGAGCACATGGATTCAACGACCTACGGCAATGCCAGCGACCACTGCCTCACCCAGTTCGACTCGATCCTGTGCTGGCCCCGAACGGCGCGCGGCACTCTGGCCGTGCTCCAGTGCATGTACGAGCTGCAGGGGATACACTACGACAGCAGCA AGAACGCCACCCGCTTCTGCCATGCGAATGGAACGTGGGAGAAGTACACCAACTACGATGCCTGTGCCCATCTACCAGCCTCCCACTCGGTGACGGAGTTCGAGGTCATTGTGGAGCTGTCAACCATCATTTACTACATCGGTTACGCCCTCAGCCTTGTGTCGCTCAGCCTCGCCCTGATTGTCTTTGCCTACTTCAA AGAGCTGCGTTGCCTGCGCAACACCATTTACGCCAATTTGTTCTTCACGTACATCATGTCGGCTTTGTTCTGGATACTGTTGCTATCGGTGCAG ATCTCCATTCGAAGCGGACAGGCAAGCTGCATTGCCCTGTTCGCGCTCTTCCACTTCTTCACGCTGACGAACTTTTTCTGGATGCTGGTGGAGGGCCTCTATCTGTACATGCTGGTGGTAAACACCTTCTCCGGCGACAACATACGCTTCAACATCTACGCCTCCATCGGATGGG GTGGTCCTGCCCTGCTTGTCATTACCTGGCTGGTGGCCAAGAGTCTGACTGTCATCTACAACAGCTCCGAGAAG TATGACATCAATTGTCCCTGGATGGAGGAGACGAATGTGGATTGGATATTCCAGGGACCCGTCTGTGCAGTGCTGCTCATCAATTTAACCTTCCTGCTGCGCATCATGTGG GTGCTCATCACCAAGCTGCGCTCGGCCAATACCGTGGAGACGCGCCAGTATAGGAAGGCGGCCAAGGCGCTGCTGGTGCTCATCCCCCTCTTTGGTATCACCTACCTGGTGGTGCTGGCCGGGCCGTCGGAGGTCGGCCTCATGGGTCACATGTTCGCCGTTCTACGTGCTGTTCTACTAAGTACACAG GGCTTCTCCGTATCGCTGTTCTACTGTTTCCTCAACTCGGAGGTGCGCAATGCCCTGCGACACCACATATCCACGTGGC GCACGCGTGACATTCAGCAGAGCCAGAACCGACG GTACACCATGAAAAGTTTCTCCAAAGGCGGCAGCTCGCCGCGGGCTGAGAGCATGCG GCCTCTGACCAGCTACTACGGACGCGGCAAGCGGGAGTCCTGTGTAAGCTCGGCCACCACCACGACACTGGTGGGGCAGCATCCCCCCTTCCTCGCCCTGCACCGGGGCTCCAAAAACGCCCTGCACACTGGAGGCGGCAATACCACAGGCTCAGGCAGTACACTCAGTGTTATGCCCCGTGCAATCAGTCCTCTGATGAAG TTGCAGCAAGGGCTCGAGGAGAACTCCGTTTAG